The following are encoded together in the Eptesicus fuscus isolate TK198812 chromosome 16, DD_ASM_mEF_20220401, whole genome shotgun sequence genome:
- the POMC gene encoding pro-opiomelanocortin, whose amino-acid sequence MPRSCCSRSGALLLALLLQAFVEVRGWCLESSQCQDLTTESNLLACIRACKADLSAETPVFPGNGNGEEQLLTERPRKYVMGHFRWDRFRRGNDSSGGAGAGPKRAEEAVAAGDGAEPGPREGKRSFSMEHFRWGRPVGKKRRPVKVNPNGAEDKSTEAFPVEFKRERPGPALSLEGATQGGEYSPEAGAPLALKKDEGPYKMEHFRWGSRPKNKRYGGFMSSEKSQTPLVTLFKNAIIKNANQNGQ is encoded by the exons ATGCCTAGATCATGCTGCAGCCGCTCGGGGGCCCTCCTGCTTGCCCTGCTGCTTCAGGCCTTCGTGGAAGTGCGTGGCTGGTGTCTGGAGAGCAGCCAGTGTCAGGACCTCACCACGGAAAGTAACCTGCTG GCCTGCATTCGGGCCTGCAAGGCCGACCTCTCGGCCGAGACGCCCGTGTTTCCCGGGAACGGTAACGGCGAGGAACAGCTGCTGACCGAGCGCCCCCGGAAGTACGTCATGGGCCACTTCCGCTGGGACCGCTTCCGCCGCGGGAACGACAGCAGCGGCGGGGCCGGCGCGGGCCCCAAGCGCGCGGAGGAGGCGGTGGCCGCGGGCGATGGCGCCGAGCCGGGGCCGCGCGAGGGCAAGCGCTCCTTCTCCATGGAGCACTTCCGCTGGGGCAGGCCGGTGGGCAAGAAGCGGCGCCCGGTGAAGGTGAACCCCAACGGCGCCGAGGACAAGTCGACCGAGGCCTTCCCCGTCGAGTTCAAGCGGGAGCGGCCCGGGCCGGCGCTCAGCCTCGAGGGCGCGACCCAGGGCGGGGAGTACAGCCCGGAGGCCGGGGCCCCGCTGGCGCTGAAGAAGGACGAGGGGCCCTACAAGATGGAGCACTTCCGCTGGGGCAGCCGGCCCAAGAACAAGCGCTACGGCGGCTTCATGAGCTCGGAGAAGAGCCAGACGCCCCTGGTGACGCTGTTCAAAAACGCCATCATCAAGAACGCCAACCAGAATGGCCAGTGA